The region ATCCGCCACTCGCTCGCGAGCCGCAAGCTCGTGCTGCTGTCGCCGCTCGGCTTCTCGCCGACGGGCGAGGCGTTCAACCTGTCGATGGAGGATGTCGCGTCGGCGGCCGCGATCGCGCTGCGCGCGGACAAGATCATCTTCCTGACCGAATCGCCCGGCATCGTCGACGAAGCGGGCGAGCTCGTGCGCGAGATGTCGCTCGACGCGGCGGCCGAACTGCTCGACTCGGGCGATCTGCAAGGCGACGACGGGTTCTTCCTGAAGCACGCGATCCGCGCGTGCCGCGGCGGCGTCGCGCGCGCGCACCTGATACCGCAGTCGCTCGACGGCAGCGTGCTGCTCGAGCTGTTCCTGCACGACGGCGTGGGCACGATGATCTCGTACGAGAACCTCGAGAGCCTGCGCGAGGCGACGCCGGACGACGTGGGCGGCATCCTGACCCTCATCGAGCCGCTCGAGACGGACGGCACGCTCGTGCGGCGCGGCCGCCACCAGATCGAGCGCGACATCGATCACTTCTCGGTCATCGAGCACGACGGCGTGCTGTTCGGCTGCGCGGCGCTCTATCCGTACCCGACCGAGAAGATCGGCGAGATGGCGTGCCTCACGGTCGCGCCCGAGGCGCAGGGCTCGGGCGACGGCGAGCGGCTCCTCAAGCGGGTCGAGCAGCGCGCCCGCGCGCGCGGCCTCACGCGGATCTTCGTGCTGACGACGCGCACCGAGCACTGGTTCCTCAAGCGCGGCTTCGTGAAGGCGACGGTCGACGACCTGCCCGAGGACCGCCGCAAGCTCTATAACTGGCAGCGCAAGTCGCTCGTGCTGATGAAGCAGCTCTGAGCGGCGCCGCGCGCCCTTCCCCCCCGGATTACGATTACAGGAGAGGTACACGATGGCCCGTATGATCCACTGCGCGAAGCTCGGCAAGGAAGCCGAGGGACTCGATTTCCCGCCGCTGCCGGGCGAACTCGGCAAGCGCCTGTACGAAAGCGTGTCGAAGCAAGCGTGGCAAGACTGGCTCAAGCAGCAGACGATGCTCATCAACGAGAACCGGCTGAACATGGCCGATCCGCGCGCGCGCCAGTACCTGATGAAGCAGACCGAGAAGTATTTCTTCGGCGAAGGCGCGGACCAGGCGTCCGGCTACGTGCCGCCGGCGCAGGGCTGATGCGCGGGCGGCGCGCGCCGCCGCCTCCGCGCTCCCCCCTTGCGCGTTGCGCACGCTGGAAGCGAGCCTCGGGCAGCGATTGCTGCCCGAGGCTTTTTTTACGGGCGCCTCGCCCTCGGCACGCGGCGCACCCGCTTGCCGAGGGCGGCGCGCGCCGGCCCGCGCGGCGCCGTCAAGGCTTCGCGAGCGCTCCGCGCCGTTCGCCAACGCCGACGCGCTTGCCGCGCTCGAGCGTCGCGATGCAGGCGAGCGACACCACCGCGAGCGCGCTGTAGAACGCGGCGAGCGGCCACCACTGGCCGGCGAAACGGTGCGCGAGCAGCGTGCCCGCGAGCGGCGTGAGCCCGCCCGCGAGCGCCGCGCAGAGCTGGTACGACAGCGAGATCGCCGAGTAGCGCACACGCACGTCGAACGCGGTCGACATGAAGCCCGCCATCACCGCGTACGAGCTCGACATGCACATCACCGCGATCGCGATGCCGACGACGATCGCCACGGGGCGCCCCGTCGACACGAGCGCGAACATCGGATACGGCGACGCGATCGCGAGCGCGGCGGCCGCCGTCAGGAAGCGCCCGGTGCCGATGCGCTGCGCGAACCAGCCGGACGCGAGCTGCGTGCCGAGCTGGATGAACGCGACGACGAACAGGCAGTCGAGAATCAGCGCGCGATCGAGCCCGAGCGTCTGCGTCGTGTAGTTCAGCATGAACGTGTTGACGAACCACGCGCCCGCGACGCCGATCACGTTCGCGCCGAGGCAGAGCAACAGCGTGCGCCAGGCGTCGCGCACCACGTCGGCCACGGGCAGCGCCGCCGTGCGCCGCTGCGCCTTCACGCGCGC is a window of Burkholderia mallei ATCC 23344 DNA encoding:
- the argA gene encoding amino-acid N-acetyltransferase, producing the protein MNSQTDLPAAQSGAAPQPSVDEAVHHAQFVDWMRSVAPYIHKFRNSTFVVGFGGEVVQHGLLSALVSDIALLQAMGIQIVLVHGSRPQVEEQLHLHGVESAFSHGLRITDARALESAKEAAGEVRLDIEAAISQGLPNTPMAHAHISVVSGNFVTARPVGILDGVDFAHTGVVRKIDAESIRHSLASRKLVLLSPLGFSPTGEAFNLSMEDVASAAAIALRADKIIFLTESPGIVDEAGELVREMSLDAAAELLDSGDLQGDDGFFLKHAIRACRGGVARAHLIPQSLDGSVLLELFLHDGVGTMISYENLESLREATPDDVGGILTLIEPLETDGTLVRRGRHQIERDIDHFSVIEHDGVLFGCAALYPYPTEKIGEMACLTVAPEAQGSGDGERLLKRVEQRARARGLTRIFVLTTRTEHWFLKRGFVKATVDDLPEDRRKLYNWQRKSLVLMKQL
- a CDS encoding oxidative damage protection protein; translation: MARMIHCAKLGKEAEGLDFPPLPGELGKRLYESVSKQAWQDWLKQQTMLINENRLNMADPRARQYLMKQTEKYFFGEGADQASGYVPPAQG
- a CDS encoding MFS transporter → MTFQHDERAERAPVGQPARAALAAFVGTTIEWYDFYLYATASALIFGKLFFPSGDPFFSTLASFGTFAVGFFARPFGGLVFGHLGDRVGRKKALVATLVIMAVGTVGIGLLPTYAQAGAVAPVALVVLRIAQGIAIGGEWGGAVLMASEHASADRRTFVASFAQLGSPAGLILALLAFRLVAGIEHDAFLAWGWRLPFLASAALLVVGLAIRAGVDESPEFARVKAQRRTAALPVADVVRDAWRTLLLCLGANVIGVAGAWFVNTFMLNYTTQTLGLDRALILDCLFVVAFIQLGTQLASGWFAQRIGTGRFLTAAAALAIASPYPMFALVSTGRPVAIVVGIAIAVMCMSSSYAVMAGFMSTAFDVRVRYSAISLSYQLCAALAGGLTPLAGTLLAHRFAGQWWPLAAFYSALAVVSLACIATLERGKRVGVGERRGALAKP